A genomic stretch from Budorcas taxicolor isolate Tak-1 chromosome 15, Takin1.1, whole genome shotgun sequence includes:
- the LOC128060487 gene encoding olfactory receptor 52H1-like, with the protein MMATFNLTSFTNPGSFILLGIPGLEHFHIWIGIPFFIIYLVALAGNSVLLYLIFMEHSLHEPMFFFLSMLAATDLILSNTCVPKTFSIFWLGPQEITFPGCLTQMFFLHYSFATDSATLLAMAFDRYIAICFPLRYNTILTRQVITKIVMGIVSRSFCIIFPCVFLLKRLPFCQTLIIPHTYCEHIGIAQLACADISINIWYGFAVPVMTVTSDLILTGISYALILRAVFNLPSQDARQKALNTCGSHVCVMLIFYIPAIFSVLTHRFGHNVPHSFHILIANLYVAIPPALNPIVYGVKTKQIREKIILLFFLKGTQ; encoded by the coding sequence ATGATGGCCACATTCAACTTGACCAGCTTCACGAATCCAGGTTCATTCATCCTGCTGGGAATCCCAGGACTGGAGCACTTCCACATCTGGATCGGGATTCCCTTCTTTATCATTTACCTTGTGGCTCTTGCAGGCAATAGTGTCCTTCTCTATCTTATTTTCATGGAGCACAGCCTTCACGAGCCCATGTTCTTTTTCCTCTCCATGCTGGCGGCTACAGATCTCATCCTGTCTAACACATGTGTACCCAAAACATTCAGCATCTTCTGGCTGGGTCCTCAGGAAATCACCTTTCCTGGATGTCTTACTCAGATGTTTTTTCTCCACTATAGCTTTGCCACGGATTCTGCCACCTTGCTGGCTATGGCATTTGATCGCTATATTGCTATTTGCTTCCCCCTAAGATATAACACTATTCTCACCCGTCAGGTTATTACTAAGATTGTAATGGGTATTGTCAGCAGGAGCTTCTGTATCATCTTCCCATGCGTGTTCCTATTAAAGCGACTGCCTTTCTGCCAAACACTGATCATTCCACACACATACTGTGAGCACATAGGCATTGCCCAACTCGCCTGTGCAGACATCTCCATCAACATCTGGTATGGTTTTGCTGTGCCTGTAATGACTGTTACATCAGACCTGATCCTCACTGGCATCTCCTATGCTCTCATTCTTCGTGCTGTCTTTAACCTCCCATCCCAGGATGCCCGCCAGAAAGCCCTCAACACATGTGGCTCCCATGTTTGTGTCATGCTTATATTCTACATACCAGCCATATTCTCTGTCCTCACTCACCGTTTTGGTCACAATGTTCCTCACTCCTTCCACATATTGATTGCTAACCTCTATGTAGCCattcctcctgcactcaatccaATCGTCTATGGGGTGAAAACCAAGCAGATTCGGGAAAAGATAATCCTACTATTCTTTCTTAAAGGGACCCAGTGA